In Pelmatolapia mariae isolate MD_Pm_ZW linkage group LG8, Pm_UMD_F_2, whole genome shotgun sequence, one genomic interval encodes:
- the smarcd2 gene encoding SWI/SNF-related matrix-associated actin-dependent regulator of chromatin subfamily D member 2 isoform X2, giving the protein MASRGSFTGPPMNPSMSPMNVGHAAGMRMQGMPQPPGGYPRSMSSVPQYPQRPGMPSSRVGGPMGSMGGQLPGPSYGSSSIPMRAGMGPPSMDASRKRFLHHQHHQQQQEALGGLRRGAKRRKMADKVLPQRIRDLVPESQAYMDLLAFERKLDQTIARKRMEIQEAIKKPIMQKRKLRIYISNTYTPSKPEGEEAEKVSSWELRVEGKLLEEAGKQKRKFSSFFKSLVIELDKELYGPDNHLVEWHRMPTTQETDGFQVKRPGDVNVKCTLLLMLDHQPPQYKLDPRLARLLGVHTQTRASIMQALWLYIKNNKLQDSHEKEFINCNRYFRQIFGCPRMRFSEIPMKLAGLLQHPDPIIINHVISVDPTDQKKTACYDIDVEVDDPLKGQMNSFLSSTTNQQEIAALEMKIHETIEYINQLKTERDFMLSFSNNPQEFIKDWLKSQSRDLKLMTDVTGNPEEERRTEFYHEPWVPEAVGRYVYSKVQQRRQELEQVLGIRLT; this is encoded by the exons ATGGCATCGAGGGGAAGCTTCACGGGTCCTCCGATGAATCCGAGTATGAGCCCCATGAATGTTGGGCATGCCGCGGGCATGAGGATGCAAGGAATGCCCCAGCCTCCGGGGGGATATCCCAGAAGCATGAGCAGCGTTCCCCAATACCCCCAG CGCCCCGGGATGCCATCCAGCAGAGTGGGGGGCCCCATGGGGTCAATGGGGGGTCAGCTGCCTGGTCCCTCTTATGGTAGCAGTAGCATTCCCATGCGGGCAGGCATGGGACCCCCAAGCATGGACGCCTCTAGGAAACGGTTTCTTCATCACCAGCACCACCAACAGCAACAAGAGGCGCTGGGAGGCCTCAGACGAGG AGCAAAAAGGCGCAAGATGGCTGACAAGGTTCTGCCACAGAGG ATCCGAGATCTGGTCCCGGAGTCCCAGGCCTACATGGACCTCCTGGCCTTTGAGAGGAAGCTGGACCAGACCATCGCTCGAAAGCGTATGGAGATTCAGGAAGCCATCAAAAAGCCCATTATG CAAAAGCGCAAGCTCAGGATCTACATTTCCAACACGTACACTCCCAGCAAACCCGAGGGTGAGGAGGCGGAGAAGGTGTCCTCCTGGGAGCTGAGAGTTGAGGGCAAACTCCTGGAGGAA GCTGGCAAACAGAAGAGGAAGTTTTCATCTTTCTTCAAAAGCCTGGTGATTGAGCTTGATAAGGAGCTTTACGGGCCTGACAACCACTTAGTAGAG TGGCACAGAATGCCCACCACTCAGGAGACGGATGGTTTCCAGGTCAAAAGGCCAGGAGACGTGAATGTTAAATGCACCCTTCTGCTCATGCTCGACCACCAG CCCCCTCAGTACAAACTGGATCCACGGTTGGCTCGCCTTCTGggtgtacacacacagacacgagcCAGCATCATGCAAGCTCTCTGGCTTTACATCAAGAACaacaagctgcaggacagtCATGAGAAAGAGTTCATCAACTGCAACCGCTATTTCAGACAG ATCTTCGGCTGTCCACGCATGAGGTTCTCTGAGATTCCCATGAAACTGGCGGGCCTGCTGCAGCACCCTGACCCCATTATTATCAATCACGTCATTAG CGTTGATCCCACAGATCAGAAGAAGACCGCATGCTACGACATCGACGTGGAAGTTGACGACCCACTTAAGGGACAAATGAACAGCTTCCTGTCTTCTACAACCAACCAGCAAGAAATCGCTGCCCTCGAGATGAAG ATTCATGAAACCATTGAGTACATTAACCAGCTGAAGACCGAAAGAGATTTCATGCTGAGCTTCAGCAATAATCCACAGGAGTTCATCAAGGACTGGCTGAAGTCTCAGTCCAGGGATCTGAAG TTGATGACAGATGTGACTGGAAACccagaagaggagaggaggaccGAGTTCTACCATGAGCCCTGGGTGCCAGAGGCAGTGGGCAGATATGTTTACTCCAAA GTGCAGCAGAGAAGACAAGAGCTGGAGCAGGTGTTGGGTATCCGACTCACCTAA
- the smarcd2 gene encoding SWI/SNF-related matrix-associated actin-dependent regulator of chromatin subfamily D member 2 isoform X1 — protein sequence MASRGSFTGPPMNPSMSPMNVGHAAGMRMQGMPQPPGGYPRSMSSVPQYPQRPGMPSSRVGGPMGSMGGQLPGPSYGSSSIPMRAGMGPPSMDASRKRFLHHQHHQQQQEALGGLRRGAKRRKMADKVLPQRIRDLVPESQAYMDLLAFERKLDQTIARKRMEIQEAIKKPIMQKRKLRIYISNTYTPSKPEGEEAEKVSSWELRVEGKLLEEAGKQKRKFSSFFKSLVIELDKELYGPDNHLVEWHRMPTTQETDGFQVKRPGDVNVKCTLLLMLDHQPPQYKLDPRLARLLGVHTQTRASIMQALWLYIKNNKLQDSHEKEFINCNRYFRQIFGCPRMRFSEIPMKLAGLLQHPDPIIINHVISVDPTDQKKTACYDIDVEVDDPLKGQMNSFLSSTTNQQEIAALEMKVRLHLHFTRVGKGKKNCILHLILKMCGWCLYSLQIHETIEYINQLKTERDFMLSFSNNPQEFIKDWLKSQSRDLKLMTDVTGNPEEERRTEFYHEPWVPEAVGRYVYSKVQQRRQELEQVLGIRLT from the exons ATGGCATCGAGGGGAAGCTTCACGGGTCCTCCGATGAATCCGAGTATGAGCCCCATGAATGTTGGGCATGCCGCGGGCATGAGGATGCAAGGAATGCCCCAGCCTCCGGGGGGATATCCCAGAAGCATGAGCAGCGTTCCCCAATACCCCCAG CGCCCCGGGATGCCATCCAGCAGAGTGGGGGGCCCCATGGGGTCAATGGGGGGTCAGCTGCCTGGTCCCTCTTATGGTAGCAGTAGCATTCCCATGCGGGCAGGCATGGGACCCCCAAGCATGGACGCCTCTAGGAAACGGTTTCTTCATCACCAGCACCACCAACAGCAACAAGAGGCGCTGGGAGGCCTCAGACGAGG AGCAAAAAGGCGCAAGATGGCTGACAAGGTTCTGCCACAGAGG ATCCGAGATCTGGTCCCGGAGTCCCAGGCCTACATGGACCTCCTGGCCTTTGAGAGGAAGCTGGACCAGACCATCGCTCGAAAGCGTATGGAGATTCAGGAAGCCATCAAAAAGCCCATTATG CAAAAGCGCAAGCTCAGGATCTACATTTCCAACACGTACACTCCCAGCAAACCCGAGGGTGAGGAGGCGGAGAAGGTGTCCTCCTGGGAGCTGAGAGTTGAGGGCAAACTCCTGGAGGAA GCTGGCAAACAGAAGAGGAAGTTTTCATCTTTCTTCAAAAGCCTGGTGATTGAGCTTGATAAGGAGCTTTACGGGCCTGACAACCACTTAGTAGAG TGGCACAGAATGCCCACCACTCAGGAGACGGATGGTTTCCAGGTCAAAAGGCCAGGAGACGTGAATGTTAAATGCACCCTTCTGCTCATGCTCGACCACCAG CCCCCTCAGTACAAACTGGATCCACGGTTGGCTCGCCTTCTGggtgtacacacacagacacgagcCAGCATCATGCAAGCTCTCTGGCTTTACATCAAGAACaacaagctgcaggacagtCATGAGAAAGAGTTCATCAACTGCAACCGCTATTTCAGACAG ATCTTCGGCTGTCCACGCATGAGGTTCTCTGAGATTCCCATGAAACTGGCGGGCCTGCTGCAGCACCCTGACCCCATTATTATCAATCACGTCATTAG CGTTGATCCCACAGATCAGAAGAAGACCGCATGCTACGACATCGACGTGGAAGTTGACGACCCACTTAAGGGACAAATGAACAGCTTCCTGTCTTCTACAACCAACCAGCAAGAAATCGCTGCCCTCGAGATGAAGGTAAGGCTTCATCTGCACTTCACCAGAGttgggaagggaaaaaaaaattgcatacTCCATTTAATTCTGAAAATGTGCGGCTGGTGTTTGTATTCGCTACAGATTCATGAAACCATTGAGTACATTAACCAGCTGAAGACCGAAAGAGATTTCATGCTGAGCTTCAGCAATAATCCACAGGAGTTCATCAAGGACTGGCTGAAGTCTCAGTCCAGGGATCTGAAG TTGATGACAGATGTGACTGGAAACccagaagaggagaggaggaccGAGTTCTACCATGAGCCCTGGGTGCCAGAGGCAGTGGGCAGATATGTTTACTCCAAA GTGCAGCAGAGAAGACAAGAGCTGGAGCAGGTGTTGGGTATCCGACTCACCTAA
- the atxn7l3b gene encoding ataxin-7-like protein 3, with protein MKMEEVSVSSLDNSKLEALAQDILSDLVEDACLGLCFEVHRAVKQGYFFLDDTDQESMRDFEIVDQPGLDVFGQVYNQWKNKECVCPNCSRSIAASRFAPHLEKCLGMGRNSSRIANRRIVTGNNTNNKSESDQEDNDDVNDNDWSYGAEKKAKKRKSDKNPNSPRRSKSFKHKNSMMGPRRRMDNQESPRMLMKDEAFSQ; from the exons ATGAAAATGGAGGAGGTTTCAGTGTCCAGCCTGGACAACAGCAAGCTGGAG GCCCTAGCTCAGGACATCCTGTCTGACCTGGTGGAGGATGCATGCCTGGGACTTTGCTTTGAGGTCCACCGGGCAGTAAAGCAGGGCTATTTTTTCCTGGATGACACGGACCAAGAAAGTATGAGGGACTTCG AAATTGTGGACCAGCCAGGACTGGATGTGTTTGGCCAAGTGTACAACCAGTGGAAAAACAAGGAGTGTGTATGTCCCAACTGTAGCCGGAGTATCGCTGCCTCACGCTTTGCTCCACACCTGGAGAAATGTCTGGGGATGGGACGTAACAGCAGCCGTATAGCCAACCGCAG AATAGTCACTGGTaacaacaccaacaacaagTCAGAGAGTGACCAAGAGGATAATGACGACGTCAATGATAACGACTGGTCTTATGGGGCAGAAAAGAAAG CCAAGAAAAGGAAATCTGATAAG AATCCAAACTCACCAAGAAGATccaaatcattcaagcataagaACA GCATGATGGGTCCCAGACGTCGCATGGACAACCAGGAGAGCCCGCGCATGCTGATGAAAGACGAGGCATTCTctcaataa